From the Limanda limanda chromosome 2, fLimLim1.1, whole genome shotgun sequence genome, one window contains:
- the LOC133027470 gene encoding neuronal pentraxin-1-like — translation MDGFSWKLFLLSSLVAMEGCAQDFGQTQFICTSVPKDMDLCSATMQNSGPAEDLKTTVLQLRETVLQQKETIMNQKETIRELTSKLSRCESQSLPAAAAGPGGRRPGSKNTMGDVSRGTTDTLAQLGQTLQTLKQRLENLEQYSRGNNTVQANSLKDLLQNKIDDMEKQVLSRVNTLEEPKPGSRNDTDQRNRVETTLTSLHHRINDLEKGKETRPTDKFQLTFPLRTNYMYAKAKRSLPEMYTFSVCLWIKSNASPGVGTPFSYAVPGQANELVLIEWGNNPMEILINDKVAKLPFLINDGKWHHLCITWTTRDGMWEAFQDGVMRGSGENLAPYHPIKPEGVLVLGQEQDSLGGGFDATQAYVGELANLNIWNRKLSIAEIYNLATCNSKAPAGNVFSWTESNIEIFGGATKWTFEPCRSLN, via the exons ATGGACGGCTTCTCGTGGAAACTTTTTCTACTTTCCTCACTGGTTGCCATGGAGGGCTGCGCGCAAGACTTCGGACAGACGCAGTTTATTTGCACGTCGGTGCCCAAGGATATGGACTTGTGCTCGGCCACCATGCAGAACAGCGGGCCGGCGGAGGACCTGAAGACCACGGTCCTGCAGCTGCGGGAGACCGTGCTGCAGCAGAAGGAGACCATCATGAACCAGAAGGAGACGATCAGGGAGCTCACCTCCAAGCTGAGCCGCTGCGAGAGCCAGAGCCtcccggcggcggcggcgggacCCGGCGGGAGGCGGCCGGGCTCCAAGAACACCATGGGGGACGTGTCCCGGGGAACCACGGACACCCTGGCACAGCTGGGACAGACTTTACAGACCCTCAAACAGAGACTGGAGAATCTGGAG CAGTACAGCCGAGGGAACAACACCGTGCAAGCCAACAGCCTGAAAGACCTGCTGCAGAACAAGATCGATGACATGGAGAAGCAGGTGCTGTCCCGGGTCAACACGTTGGAGGAGCCCAAGCCGGGCTCCAGGAACGACACCGACCAGAGGAACCGGGTGGAGACCACGCTCACCTCGCTGCACCACCGGATTAACGACCTGGAGAAAG GTAAAGAGACCCGGCCAACAGATAAGTTCCAGCTCACCTTCCCTCTGAGAACCAACTACATGTACGCCAAAGCCAAGAGGAGCCTTCCTGAGATGTACAcgttcagtgtgtgtctgtggatcaAGTCCAACGCCTCCCCTGGAGTGGGAACACCCTTCTCCTATGCCGTGCCGGGCCAGGCCAACGAGCTGGTCTTAATCGAGTGGGGGAACAACCCCATGGAAATTCTCATTAATGACAAG GTCGCAAAGCTGCCGTTCCTCATCAACGATGGGAAATGGCATCACCTCTGCATCACGTGGACCACCCGGGATGGGATGTGGGAGGCCTTCCAGGATGGAGTGATGCGGGGCAGCGGGGAAAATCTGGCACCATACCACCCCATCAAACCAGAGGGGGTGCTGGTCCTGGGACAAGAGCAG GACTCACTGGGAGGAGGCTTCGATGCGACACAAGCCTATGTTGGAGAGCTGGCAAACTTAAATATCTGGAATAGGAAACTTTCCATTGCTGAGATCTACAACTTGGCCACCTGCAACAGCAAAGCACCGGCTGGCAACGTCTTCTCCTGGACGGAGAGCAACATTGAAATATTTGGCGGAGCGACCAAATGGACCTTTGAGCCTTGCCGCTCCCTCAACTGA